One Triticum dicoccoides isolate Atlit2015 ecotype Zavitan chromosome 5B, WEW_v2.0, whole genome shotgun sequence genomic window carries:
- the LOC119308299 gene encoding uncharacterized protein LOC119308299 isoform X3, translating into MGSPRLLLRPGSDRVVANSLLLVAVSGQGVICGARVSSHPYAARSLPPVQLGRGSRAARLRLSLLFPHMPIGGARSGGGGAFSWQGEVRAHGAPPAASAVHSMQDEGFWRYLLKKNLDARWLQGFPCAVFAIGDSGYQGLLQRSSVQGFHSLVQNRSVIGLGDDQDSSGYEKALGPWLLSFWKSLNRTNPSLLPRIQARPRALRQASKHSYECPCTSAPLPQTFRKKRIPLVWKMDSSRIYSSQWLYAAFNFSV; encoded by the exons ATGGGGTCGCCCCGCCTTCTCCTCCGCCCTGGTTCAGATCGTGTCGTGGCGAACTCTCTCCTTCTCGTTGCGGTCTCCGGCCAGGGCGTCATCTGTGGTGCACGGGTGTCGTCCCACCCCTATGCAGCTCGGTCGCTGCCCCCTGTGCAGCTCGGTCGCGGCTCCCGTGCAGCTCGGTTGCGTCTGTCTCTCCTTTTCCCTCACATGCCGATTGGGGGAGCGAggagcggcggcggaggagcgttCTCATGGCAAGGGGAGGTGCGGGCGCACGGGGCTCCACCGGCGGCATCTGCAGTTCACTCCATGCAAGATGAG GGGTTCTGGAGGTACCTTCTGAAGAAGAACCTTGATGCCCGGTGGCTGCAAGGGTTCCCTTGCGCCGTGTTTGCGATCGGCGATTCAGGCTACCAGGG GTTGCTACAAAGAAGCTCCGTACAAGGCTTTCACAGCTTGGTGCAAAATCGATCAGTGATTGGATTGGGAGATGACCAAGACTCTTCAGG ATATGAAAAAGCTCTAGGTCCTTGGCTGCTGTCTTTCTGGAAATCACTGAATCGAACAAATCCGTCGCTTTTACCAAGAATTCAGGCTCGTCCGCGGGCACTCAGACAAGCGTCCAAGCACTCCTATGAGTGTCCGTGCACATCAGCGCCTCTACCACAAACATTCAGAAAAAAGAGGATTCCCCTAGTGTGGAAAATGGATAGCTCTAGAATCTACTCCTCACAATGGTTATATGCTGCTTTCAACTTCTCTGTGTAG
- the LOC119308299 gene encoding uncharacterized protein LOC119308299 isoform X2, with product MQLGRCPLCSSVAAPVQLGCVCLSFSLTCRLGERGAAAEERSHGKGRCGRTGLHRRHLQFTPCKMSSEMLAMPFRACARAVRRAPSLPIGRWTMAVQLGDALHVVLDLCVCSRESAISISSRVGFWRYLLKKNLDARWLQGFPCAVFAIGDSGYQGLLQRSSVQGFHSLVQNRSVIGLGDDQDSSGYEKALGPWLLSFWKSLNRTNPSLLPRIQARPRALRQASKHSYECPCTSAPLPQTFRKKRIPLVWKMDSSRIYSSQWLYAAFNFSV from the exons ATGCAGCTCGGTCGCTGCCCCCTGTGCAGCTCGGTCGCGGCTCCCGTGCAGCTCGGTTGCGTCTGTCTCTCCTTTTCCCTCACATGCCGATTGGGGGAGCGAggagcggcggcggaggagcgttCTCATGGCAAGGGGAGGTGCGGGCGCACGGGGCTCCACCGGCGGCATCTGCAGTTCACTCCATGCAAGATGAG CTCGGAAATGCTCGCGATGCCGTTCAGAGCTTGTGCCCGTGCAGTACGGCGAGCGCCATCTCTTCCCATTGGTCGGTGGACCATGGCCGTGCAGCTCGGAGATGCTCTCCATGTGGTTCTGGACTTGTGTGTGTGCAGTCGGGAGAGCGCCATCTCCATCTCTTCCCGTGTG GGGTTCTGGAGGTACCTTCTGAAGAAGAACCTTGATGCCCGGTGGCTGCAAGGGTTCCCTTGCGCCGTGTTTGCGATCGGCGATTCAGGCTACCAGGG GTTGCTACAAAGAAGCTCCGTACAAGGCTTTCACAGCTTGGTGCAAAATCGATCAGTGATTGGATTGGGAGATGACCAAGACTCTTCAGG ATATGAAAAAGCTCTAGGTCCTTGGCTGCTGTCTTTCTGGAAATCACTGAATCGAACAAATCCGTCGCTTTTACCAAGAATTCAGGCTCGTCCGCGGGCACTCAGACAAGCGTCCAAGCACTCCTATGAGTGTCCGTGCACATCAGCGCCTCTACCACAAACATTCAGAAAAAAGAGGATTCCCCTAGTGTGGAAAATGGATAGCTCTAGAATCTACTCCTCACAATGGTTATATGCTGCTTTCAACTTCTCTGTGTAG
- the LOC119308299 gene encoding uncharacterized protein LOC119308299 isoform X1, whose product MQLGRCPLCSSVAAPVQLGCVCLSFSLTCRLGERGAAAEERSHGKGRCGRTGLHRRHLQFTPCKMRCSSSWPDSSERRIVPHSMQVLWSCSSEMLAMPFRACARAVRRAPSLPIGRWTMAVQLGDALHVVLDLCVCSRESAISISSRVGFWRYLLKKNLDARWLQGFPCAVFAIGDSGYQGLLQRSSVQGFHSLVQNRSVIGLGDDQDSSGYEKALGPWLLSFWKSLNRTNPSLLPRIQARPRALRQASKHSYECPCTSAPLPQTFRKKRIPLVWKMDSSRIYSSQWLYAAFNFSV is encoded by the exons ATGCAGCTCGGTCGCTGCCCCCTGTGCAGCTCGGTCGCGGCTCCCGTGCAGCTCGGTTGCGTCTGTCTCTCCTTTTCCCTCACATGCCGATTGGGGGAGCGAggagcggcggcggaggagcgttCTCATGGCAAGGGGAGGTGCGGGCGCACGGGGCTCCACCGGCGGCATCTGCAGTTCACTCCATGCAAGATGAGGTGCTCCTCCTCGTGGCCGGACAGTTCAGAAAGAAGGATTGTGCCTCACAGTATGCAGGTGTTATGGTCGTGCAGCTCGGAAATGCTCGCGATGCCGTTCAGAGCTTGTGCCCGTGCAGTACGGCGAGCGCCATCTCTTCCCATTGGTCGGTGGACCATGGCCGTGCAGCTCGGAGATGCTCTCCATGTGGTTCTGGACTTGTGTGTGTGCAGTCGGGAGAGCGCCATCTCCATCTCTTCCCGTGTG GGGTTCTGGAGGTACCTTCTGAAGAAGAACCTTGATGCCCGGTGGCTGCAAGGGTTCCCTTGCGCCGTGTTTGCGATCGGCGATTCAGGCTACCAGGG GTTGCTACAAAGAAGCTCCGTACAAGGCTTTCACAGCTTGGTGCAAAATCGATCAGTGATTGGATTGGGAGATGACCAAGACTCTTCAGG ATATGAAAAAGCTCTAGGTCCTTGGCTGCTGTCTTTCTGGAAATCACTGAATCGAACAAATCCGTCGCTTTTACCAAGAATTCAGGCTCGTCCGCGGGCACTCAGACAAGCGTCCAAGCACTCCTATGAGTGTCCGTGCACATCAGCGCCTCTACCACAAACATTCAGAAAAAAGAGGATTCCCCTAGTGTGGAAAATGGATAGCTCTAGAATCTACTCCTCACAATGGTTATATGCTGCTTTCAACTTCTCTGTGTAG